In the Piliocolobus tephrosceles isolate RC106 unplaced genomic scaffold, ASM277652v3 unscaffolded_30409, whole genome shotgun sequence genome, GTAGCCTGTGTGAAGGCCCAGGGGTGAGTGAGCGGGGAGGAGTGGGGGTGAGTGAGCCGGGCTTACGCAGGGAGGTGCAGAGTTGGGAGTGGGTGGGTTGGGTGCTGGATGGTGAGAAGCTCTGCTGGAGAGCTAAGCAGAGTCTGGGGCCTCAGGCTGTGGCTTGGCCTTTTCTCCAAGagcactggggagccatggagTGCTATAGAACAGTCACTGCAGACTGAGCAGTGAACGGATGGTAGGTGGGCAGGGCTGTCCGAAATCTAGGCTGCAGAGgatagatgaggaagttgagtcTAGGGAAATGGCCCAGACAAGGGATACGGTTGTGGGTCCCCTCTGCCCTGCAGTGCTTTGTCCATCCTCCCAGGAGGGTGGGGGTTCAGACCCAGGCTTCTTCCGCAGGGGCATTCTCTGACTGAAAGGAAACCCTCCAGGAACCCAGCCCCCACTGCGGGGAGGGGCGCAAAGGGGTCAGGGGAGCAGGGCAGGGGGCACAGGGAAGCTGGCCCAGGGCCCCAGCAGCCCGTCCTTGGGATCATTTGGTTCCTTGGCATCAGACTCTGAGCTGCTGGGCCTGGGGTCGTCCCAGGGCTGTGGATGGCCCGTGAGTCCCAGCTTGAGCCTCCCTTGTTGGGTGACACGTCTTCCCATCCTTGCCTGCACACCTCCCCACAGCTCATCTCAACCCCAGCAGAGGCAGTATGTGCCCTCTGGGCTGTTCTTACTACGGTGGCTTTCATCATCTGACCTGTGCCCGCCCTGTGTCTTCACTCCTGGCCTTCATCTGTCCCCTTAAATGTGACCACAGCAGCCACCTGTGGCTTCTCTCCACAGAAGACAGAGCCGGTTGTGCCACCTGCTTCCCTGGGGCAGGGTTTCAAGGTCTCACGTCCCATGTGGCCCACTCGGCTTCCCCCGAGCATCCTTACCTGGTGGGGTAACCATAGCCCTGGCCACCCCACTCAAAGGGCCTGGTGACATTGCTGCAGTTACACCCCCTCGAGTGTCGGACTTACtgagagagcagggaaggagccaGATTCCATGGGGACCTGGGAGACTGACTCTAGTCTTGGCCTCGggttcacagaaggaaaatgggccAGTGTGCTAGAGCCATGCTTCTCCAAGTGTGGTGCCTGGACCAGCAGAGCAGCATCCATGTCACCTAGGAGCTTGTGGCAAGTGGGAGTTCTAGGGCCTGCCCCAATCCTGTGGAGCCAGAAGCTCTTGGGGCAGGGCCAGCAAGCCATGCAGACAGGCGTCCAGGTGACTGTGATGCCGACACATCTTGAGAACCATCGGCCTAGATAGCCTCTGAATACTAACGTCTCCTGGTGCGTCTGGAGAAGACACAGGCCaggtctgggaggcaggggagatggACTAGCAcactcctcctgccacagggcagcaTGATGCTCGATTTCCTCAGGAGGATGTCCTTCATCTTTTCCATGCCGTGTGTTCACCCTGgccctcccagcagcctgggaagGGCAGAACACTGCACACACAAGAGAGCCCTTCCCAGTCCCCACATTCCAGATTCATCTGTCACCAGACCCACGGGAAAGGCAGACTGGTTCCAGGAGGATGAGAGCCCTCTTTCTGACACCTGTGTCTGATTCCAGGGCCTACAAATCTGCTTTGGACACACCAAATGAAGTCTGGGGATTTTCATCGACctccagaagaaagaggaggaggcacATGCCTGGCTGCAAGCAGGGAAGATCTATTACATCCTGCAGCAGAGCAAGCTGGTGGACCTGCACATCCAGGTGAGTGGCAAGGGATGCAGGAGGGCCCCTGTGCTGTTCGctctctgtccatccatccttccatcatctatTTACCCGTTCatcattccatccatccatcattcatccatccttttatcatccatctattcactcgtctatccatccattcatctgtccatccacccatccattcatccttccatcgtTCCTCAGGGAACGAGCGCATGGCCTACCACCGGCTGGCCCATGGCAAGCTGGCAGAGCACTTCTACCTCAAGGCCCTGTCGCTCTGCAACTCGCCGCTGGCGTTCGACGAGGAGACCCTCTACTACGTGAAGGTGTACCTGGTGCTCGGTGACATCATCTACGACCtgaaggtgggtggggaggggcagggctcaGGGTGTTCCTGGCCCCCTTGGAGTGGGATCTCCACCCAGACCCCAGGGACCTGGGTTCCAGCCTTCCTTAGGAATGGCCCAGTGGCCTCCCTGGAGCTCTGCATCTGGCTGGAGGAGCCGGCAAGGTTAGCAGATACAACCCAGCTCCCAAGctggccaggccccaccctcaggAACTCAGTCTCAGCCagggaggctgacacatgagTGGGCAATGGTGGCCTCTGGGTAAAGGGGGATCGTAGTCAGGGGgccctcctggaggaggtgacaccaaAGCTGAGTCTTGTTGCATTTAACAAAAACAGGGTCGGGAGAAGGACATTTCAGAGGACAGCATCATCCTCACGTTGACTCCACATTGCAAGATCCAACCCAAATCCCGGCGCCTCCTCTTGGAAGCCTGCCCAGGGTGCCAGCCTGCACTGAGCAACTCCTTTCTGGAGTCCCGAGCCACCGTGCATCTTCACATCacccaggaagggtggggtgcGGCCAGTGTCTTACCATCTGCTTCACAGACAGGGAAACCCCAGCACAGGACAGGTGCAGTGGGGCGGGGCCCCAGCCAGCCCGACTGAGGCCTGCTGGGTCAGGTCTGTCTCGAGGGGAGGTGCTGGGACTGGtgctccctctgccccagccctgcaggggtGGAAAGCTGGGACTGGCAGACTCAGACCTGGGATGTCTCCACCCCTCTGCCCAGCAGGCGCCCAGCCCTCTTCAGCATCGCACCGGCACTGCGTCAGTGCTCCTTATGGGCTCAGGGGCCAGCACGCTCCAGTCCAGGGACCGAGATCTTGGGGGCCTTAGAACATGAGGCACCGGGGCAGCCCAAAGACCCCGGCCCGTATCGTCCACCACAGACCTGGGGCTGCCCGGGAGGCCCCCGCCCAGTGCTGGCGACACCTGGTGCTCAGCAGCAATCCCTGTGGCCTCCCAAGTCCCAGCCAGAGAGGGAGGTGCCAGGCCCAGAGGGATGCTGCTCACTGCACAGGGGCTCACCTGGGATCCAGGGGACGGGCCTCCCAGAAGGAGCCTTTCTCTTGGTTAAGCCTGCCGCCCACTCTGCCTgcccaggaggaaggaaagggccaAGCAGTACCTGAAAGGCCAATGTGCACGGTTGGGGTCGAGGGGCAGAgacctccttcacctccttcccaTGCacagctctctgggcctcatcgTCACCAAGCTGTCAGCGCAGGCCAGCTTCCCACAGGGAGGCTGCCTTTCCAAGGCCACGCCCTCCTCCTTGTATAGGAGGCTCTGGACCCAGGGCCCagaggagggggagagaaagCCGGGCTGGATGGGGCCTGGaaggctggcagaggcaggggtAAATGGACATCCTTGCCGATTGCCTCTAAAATGGGGTCCCCTTTAGTCTGCACATGAGAGTGAGCCCTGGAATAGGGTGGATTACGTGTGTCCTGACTGAGCCTGCCATTCAGTAGCTGCTGCacacactacagg is a window encoding:
- the LOC111535313 gene encoding uncharacterized protein LOC111535313 isoform X2, with the protein product MQVLPRLPPGASVLGSLCGIQQRPTNLLWTHQMKSGDFHRPPEERGGGTCLAASREDLLHPAAEQAGGPAHPGNERMAYHRLAHGKLAEHFYLKALSLCNSPLAFDEETLYYVKVYLVLGDIIYDLKGREKDISEDSIILTLTPHCKIQPKSRRLLLEACPGCQPALSNSFLESRATVHLHITQEGWGAASVLPSASQTGKPQHRTGAVGRGPSQPD
- the LOC111535313 gene encoding uncharacterized protein LOC111535313 isoform X1, which encodes MQKQLIVQSVPSPTHKWGLWGPRVAVAERGNVSFRPEKPQNRPTNLLWTHQMKSGDFHRPPEERGGGTCLAASREDLLHPAAEQAGGPAHPGNERMAYHRLAHGKLAEHFYLKALSLCNSPLAFDEETLYYVKVYLVLGDIIYDLKGREKDISEDSIILTLTPHCKIQPKSRRLLLEACPGCQPALSNSFLESRATVHLHITQEGWGAASVLPSASQTGKPQHRTGAVGRGPSQPD
- the LOC111535313 gene encoding uncharacterized protein LOC111535313 isoform X3 produces the protein MKSGDFHRPPEERGGGTCLAASREDLLHPAAEQAGGPAHPGNERMAYHRLAHGKLAEHFYLKALSLCNSPLAFDEETLYYVKVYLVLGDIIYDLKGREKDISEDSIILTLTPHCKIQPKSRRLLLEACPGCQPALSNSFLESRATVHLHITQEGWGAASVLPSASQTGKPQHRTGAVGRGPSQPD